GGCGGCGTTGTTGACTTCTGCTCCGAGGGCGGGCGCGAAGGGATCGTAGAGCGAGAAGCTCGGCCAGGACGCCACATGCACCTGCTCGTTCTGGGCGTACATCGCGTATTTCGACAGCGGCTGGAGATGCTCCCAGCAGCACAGCGCGCCGAGCCGTCCGATGTCGGCGCGGTCATGGACGGCAAGATCGCTGCCGTCGCCCTCGCCATAGACGGTGCGCTCGGCATGGGTCGGCCGCAGCTTGCGGCGCTTTGCGATGGTCTCGCCATCGGGCCCGATCAGCCATTGCGCGATGTAGAGACTGCCGCCGTCGCGTTCGGAGAGCCCGATGACCGCGGTCAGGCCCGCCTTGCGCACGGCCTGCCGCAGCTTTTCGGCCTGCGGGCTGTCGTAGGCGAGCGAATTGTCGAAATAGCGCTGCACGAAGCCGCGGCCGATCGACCAGGCCGGCGAATCCAGCCAGATATGCCAGGGGTATCCGGGGATGAACACCTCCGGGAAGGCGATCAGCTTCGCGCCCTTGCTCGCGGCCTCCTCGATCAGCCCGATCGACTTATCGACCGACGCATCAAGGTCGAGCCAGGCCGGCGCCGCCTGCACCACCGCAACCCTGTATTTCGGATGTTCGATGCCCATTCCCGCCTCCATGCTCTCTAGGACGGGGCCGCTTTCCAGTTGATCGAAGGCCCAAGTCCGATGCAATCTTCCGATGCAGTTGATTGGGCCACGGCCGGACGACGCTCGCTCGACCGTCACGGCACGAAAATTCGACCGGGACGGCGGTCCGGGATTTGCTTCCGGTGGGGCAAGCGCACGCAGCTTTCGGAATGTGAAAGGGAGGCCTGCCGATGACCATCCAGTTCACCACGGACGGCAGCCCCGGATACCGGCGCCTGGCGCTCTGGCAGGACATCGTCTGCGACGTCTTCGTCGAGCTCGACTGCAAGTCGGATCTCGGCAACGCCTTCCGCGGCTCGGTGACGCAAGCCTCCCTTGGGCGCGCGGTCTGTTCGGATGTCTGCTCGGACCGTCAGCATGTCTTCCGTACGCCGTCGCGGATTGCGCGCTCGGATCTCGACTTCGTTCTCGTCGCGCTCGGCAATCAGGGCGTCGGCGGCGTCGTGCAGGACGGCCGCGAGACCGTGATCCATCCCGGCGAGTTCGCGCTCTACGACACCACGCGCCCCTATGAGCTGAAGTTCGATCACGCCTTCACGCAGACCATCTTCAAGGTGCCGCGCGAGATGCTGCAGCGGCGCCTCGGCGCCACCGAGGCGCTGACCGCGATTTCGTTCGGCGCGGACGCACCGCTGCAAAAGCTCGCCTACGATTTCATCTTCAAGCTTTGCCACAGCGCCGATCAGATCGATCCGCAGCACGCCGTCGCGCTCTCCGAGCAGGCGGTCGATCTCGTCGCCATGGTGCTGAGCGAACGGCTCGGCAAGATGTCGCCGCCCTCCTCGACGCATCGCTCGGCCCTGCTCTACCGGCTGAAGTCGCACATCCGCGGCCATCTCGCCGATCCCGATCTGTCGCTGTCGGACACTGCGGCCGCGCTTGGCATCTCGCCGCGCTATGTCAACGATCTCCTCAGCCAGGAGCACACCTCGTTCCAGCGTTACGTGCTTGCGGAGCGTCTTGCCCAGTGCCGGCGCGATCTCGCCTCGCCCGCTCTCGCAGGGCGTCAGGTCGGCGAGATTGCGTTCGCCTGGGGCTTCAACGACCTCTCGCATTTCGGCCGCGTCTTCCGCGAGCATTTCGGGATGTCGCCGCGCGACTTCCGGCAGAGCCAATTGCCGCACTAGACTGGAAATGATTTGATGCTTTGCGCCAATCTCGCGGTCCGTTTTCGTGCAGGGACCGGTCGGCTATTCCTGATGCGCGTGCGCTGCGCGGCGCTTGACGCAGCCCTTGGGCTGGCGTTGGCGCTATTTGTCTGCATCTCCGGCTCCATGGCCCAGGAAGGGACCACCAAGCTCCGGGTGGCGACCCGCATCGTGCCTCCCTTGGTCATCGAGAAGAACGGCACCCTGGGTGGCTTCAGCATTGAGCTCTGGAACGGCATTGGGGAGCGACTGCATCGCGAGACCGAGTACGTCATCACGCCCGATGTCGGCGAATTGCTTGCGGCCGTGGAAAGCGGACGGGCAGATCTCGGGATCGCAGCCATCTCGATCACATCAGATCGCGAGAACAGGTTCGACTTCTCCCAGCCGATCCTGAATTCGGGACTACAGATCCTGGTGCGCGGTACCGCTGCGAATGTCGAGCCGAATCCGCTGCTCGAGTTCGTGGAGTTGTTCTTCTCCCGCACTCTCCTGATCTGGCTAGGCATTGCGCTGCTCCTGATCCTCATTCCGGCGCATCTGATTTTCCTGGTGGAGCGACATCATCACAACGGAATCATTCCAACGAGCCGGTATTTTCCGGGAATCTTCCATGCGATGTTTTGGGCCGCAGGCACGCTGGCGACCCAGGCGGATCAAATGCCCCGGCACTGGATCGCTCGCATCGTCGCCGTGCTCTGGATGTTCACGGGCGTGGTCTTCGTGGCCTTCTATACGGCGCAACTGACGGCATCGCTGACGGTCCAGCAGATCAGGGGACCGATCAATAGTCCGCAGGATCTCGTCGGCAAACGCGTCGGCACGACACGGGGAAGCACGGCCACACTCTATCTGAATGAGGTCAAGGCCGAGGTCCGCGAGTTCGATAAAGTCGATGACCTCTACAAGGCCCTGTTGGATCAGGAGGTCGACGCGGTCGTCTTCGATTCACCTGCGCTGCTTTACTACACAACCCACGACGGCAGGGGATTGGCACGAACCGTCGGCAGTGTCTTCCATCGGGAAGACTACGGCATCGTCTTTCCGACCGGCAGCCCGCTGCGCAAGCACGTCAACGAAGCGCTTCTCGCGCTGCGCGAGAGCGATGCGTATCAGCGGATACACGAGGAATGGTTCGGCAAGCGCTAGGCCAGTGACGCCGCAGCGCCGCGCCCGATGCCGCCGATGTGACTGATCGTGAAGCCGCGAGCGATTGCGGTGCCGCAAGCCGAACCTCACCTAAGGTCGGTATCAGGTTCCATCGGGGAGAACGCAATGCGTCCCGTCTTGCTCTTGAGCCTTCTGATCGCGCTATCCAGTGCCGCCAACGCCGCTCCGGTGCATCACACGCACCGGCACTATGCCGTTGACCCTGCCCCTCGCGCGTACAGGGATCCCATGTCGAGTTTTGGCTATGCGCAGCCTCGGGCACCGGCCCCCTATCTGTACGTGCCGAGCGATCAACCCGATCCGACGGTTGACAGTCCCTACAAGAACTGGGGCGGCTAGCTGATATCGCATGCAGCCCTTTCGCCCGGCTGCATGCCCGTCGCGCATTGACGTGCATCAAGCCGACCTTCGCCGGACGTGCCATGGTCTACGCGCGAGGATTGTCGATGCGCCGATTTGCCATGAAGGCATTGTTCACCGCCCTTAGCCTCAACAGAGAGGAGAGGAAGCGGATCGATTGGGATCGCAACGTCCTGATCTTCTCGACGGTGGTGACTGCAGGCCTGATCGCGCTCTATGTCTTCGGCAAGGCAACGTCGCGCTGGTAGGACGACGCCGACTTCGTGCAGCGCCTGCAGAAGGGCTACAGCAGCATTCACCGCTTCAGCCGACCTTCCGTTTCGAGCGTGCCGATGCCGAGGCCGAGGTCAACTACCTCAAGGCGATTCAGAAGCTAGGGAAGCAGAAATAGCGCCGTAACGGCACGCGGGTCGCCGATCGGCCCGCGCGGGGCCCTCCGCCGGCGCCAGCCGCGAGAAAGCCGCGCCCGCCGCGGGCACCCGACGCCGGGACCTAACGCCGCCGCAATAGACACTCGACAAAAAAGGCCGGCTTCGCAGCCGGCCTTTTTCAGTTCATGACGCTCCCGATCAAACCTTGACCAGCGGCCCCTTGGAGGTCGGCCCCTTGGAGGGGCCACCGGGTCCGCCCGGCTTGGACTTGCCTGACGGTGGGCGCTTGCGGGCGCCGGGCAGCTTCTCCTGCTTCGGCGTGACCGGGCCCTCGACGAACTCGAAGCCGATCTTGTCCTTCTCGGCGTCGGCCTCGTCCTTGACCAGCACGACGCGGACATGACCGCCGCCCTTGAGCTTGCCGAACAGCACCTCGTCGGCAAGCGGCTTCTTGATGTGCTCCTGGATCACGCGGGCCATCGGCCGCGCGCCCATCTGCTCGTCATAGCCGTGCTTGATCAGCCAGGCCTTGGCCTCCTCGGACAGCTCGATCGTGACGTCGCGGTCGCCGAGCTGCGCCTCGAGCTGAAGCACGAACTTCTCCACGACCATGCCGATCACGTCGGCATTGAGATGGGCGAAGGAGACGATGGCATCGAGGCGGTTGCGGAATTCCGGCGCGAACTGCCGGTTGATCGCCTCGTGATCGTCGCCTTCCCGCTTGGAGCGGGTGAAGCCGAAGGCCTGCTTGGCAAGATCGGCCGCGCCGGCATTCGTGGTCATGATCAGGATCACGTTGCGGAAGTTGACCTGCTTGCCGTTGTGATCGGTGAGCCGGCCATGGTCCATGATCTGGAGCAGCACGTTGTAGAGATCGGGGTGCGCCTTCTCGATTTCGTCGAGCAGCACCACGCAATGCGGATGCTGGTCGACGCCGTCGGTGAGCAGGCCGCCCTGATCGAAGCCGACATAGCCGGGAGGCGCGCCGATCAGACGCGACACGGTGTGCCGCTCCATGTATTCGGACATGTCGAAGCGCAACAGCTCGACACCGAGGCTGGAGGCAAGCTGCTTTGCGACCTCGGTCTTGCCGACGCCGGTGGGCCCTGAGAACAGGTAGCAGCCGATCGGCTTCTCCGGCTCACGCAGGCCGGCACGCGCCAGCTTGATCGAGGCGGACAGCGACTCGATCGCCTTGTCCTGGCCGAACACGACGCGCTTCAGGGTCTGCTCGAGATGCTTGAGCACCTCGGCATCGTCCTTCGACACGCTCTTCGGCGGGATCCGCGCCATCGAGGCGATCGTGGTCTCGATCTCCTTGATGCCGATCGTCTTCTTGCGCTTGTTCTCGGCAACCAGCATCTGCGCCGCACCGGATTCGTCGATCACGTCGATCGCCTTGTCCGGCAGCTTGCGGTCGTGGATGTAGCGCGAGGAGAGCTGCACCGCGGCCTCAATGGCCTCGTTGGTGTATTTCAGCCGGTGGTAGTCCTCGAAGTACGGCTTCAGCCCCTTGAGGATCGCAATCGCGTCCTCGACCGTCGGCTCGTTGATGTCGATCTTCTGGAAGCGCCGCACCAGCGCGCGGTCCTTCTCGAAATGCTGGCGGTATTCCTTGTAGGTGGTCGAGCCCATGCAGCGGATGGTGCCCGAGGCGAGCGCCGGCTTGAGCAGGTTCGACGCGTCCATCGCGCCGCCCGACGTCGCACCCGCACCGATCACGGTGTGGATCTCGTCGATGAACAGGATGGCGTTGGGATGCGCCTCGAGCTCCTTCAGCACCTGCTTCAGGCGTTCCTCGAAGTCGCCGCGATAGCGCGTGCCCGCGAGCAGCGTGCCCATGTCGAGCGAGAACACGGTCGCGGCCGCCAGGACCTCCGGCACCTCGCTGTCGACGATGCGCTTCGCAAGGCCTTCCGCGATCGCGGTCTTGCCGACGCCGGCCTCGCCCACGAACAGCGGGTTGTTCTTCTGCCTGCGGCACAGCACCTGGATGGCGCGGTTGATCTCGGAATTGCGTCCGATCACCGGATCGATCTTGCCGTCGCGCGCCTTCTTGTTGAGGTTGACGCAATAGGTCTCGAGCGCCTCGCCCTTTTTCTTGGAGTCCTCGTTGCCCTTGGTCTCGGTTTCCTCGTCGACGCCGCGAACGGGGCGCGCCTCGGAGACGCCCGGCCGCTTGGCGATGCCGTGGCTGATGTAGTTGACCGCGTCGTAGCGCGTCATGTCCTGCTCTTGCAGGAAGTACGCGGCGTGGCTCTCGCGCTCGGCGAAGATCGCGATCAGAACGTTCGCACCGGTCACTTCCTCGCGACCGGATGACTGCACGTGAATCACCGCGCGCTGGATCACGCGCTGGAAACCGGCCGTCGGCTTGGCGTCGTCGGCTCCATCCGTCACCAGATTTTCGAATTCGGTCTCAAGATAGTTCACGAGACTGGTGCGCAGCTTGTCGAGATCGACGCTGCAGGCCCGCATGACGGCTGCTGCGTCAGAGTCATCGATCAGCGACAGCAGCAAATGTTCGAGCGTCGCGTATTGGTGATGACGCTCATTTGCGATCGCCAGTGCACGATGCAGGGATTGTTCAAGGCTTTGAGAAAAAGTCGGCATTCGCGTCCTCTGTGGCCCCCACCATCATGATCGCCATCGCCCGGTCAGGCAACAACAACCTTTGTCACATATAGTTATACAAGATCGCGGCAAAAGACCGGTTCCGCGACACTGGACTCACGCGCGGTACTTTCGATGCAAAACCCGTTCCGATTTGGGCGGGACTGGCGCCAGTACCCCTGCTCCCCGTAGTTCGCCGGCCATCGCGGCCGTGAGGATAACGAGCTGGGTGACACGAATGTCAGAACGCCAGAAGTCGGGACGCGCCTACTTCTTTTCCATCACGCATTGCAGGGGGTGCTGATGCTTGCGGGCAAAATCCATCACCTGAGTGACCTTGGTCTCGGCGATCTCGTAGGTGAAGACGCCGCATTCGCCGATGCCGTGATGGTGGACATGCAGCATGATCTTGGTCGCGGCCTCGATGTCCTTGTTGAAGAACTTCTCCAGCACGAGAACCACGAACTCCATCGGCGTGTAGTCGTCGTTCAGGATCAGCACCCGGTAAAGGTTGGGCCGCTTGGTCTTGGGCTTGACCTTGGTGATGACCGAGGTGCTCGGGCCGGACGGACCATTGGGACGGTTCTCGTCATTGCTCATCCGGGGAGCATAGGCGACGGCTGACACTGGCAGATCGAGGCTGGAAGTTAGTTGCGGCATGGCACAGGCGTTCAAAATCCCCACGGAAGCGTATAGCAGCCCTCCACGCTGCTCCGCATCGGAGCCTCGCATAGGCGCGCCGTCTTGTTCGATCGCCGCTCCCGACCGGTCCGGTCCTCACCGGAACGGCATCAGTGAATATGGGCCTGCCCCCGGCCCGCCGCAAGCGTGCAAGGCTCGACCTATGCGGCCGCGGCGGTCCCGATTCCCGGTTCCTGGCGATCCTGACCAAGGTTAGTCAATCCTGACCAATTTGACAAAAAAATCCGATCGGCAGGTTCTTCTGCCCTCAATCAGGAACCCGAGGTCAACCCGCGGCAGCCAGTTCACGGGCCGCCACACCTCCGGCCTTCTACGGTCGAATTAACCAGCCATGCAATTGCGCGCTCTTCACCGACAAAGCCTCGCTGCCGACCAAGCGTCACGGTCGACCATACGTTCGCAAGCAGCGGCAGCGCGGCAACCACGGCTGCTCTCCGCGGTCGACGAACAACGGCGCGGCGACATCTCGACAACGTCAGAAAATTGCAACGACGCGCAAACGGCAGCCAGGTTCGCAAGAGCGGCGCGACTACAGGCAACAGCGCGACGATCTCGATCAACGGCGCAAGCGTTCAAAACTCATCTCGCCTCACGCGCCATGCAACGGCTGCCTGAGCAGCTCAGCCGATCGGCCGCCAGGAGACCTTGTGCAGCGGCCCCCGCGAACGCGTCCACGAAAAAAGCCCGGCTGAATCAGCCGGGCTTTTCCGATTCCAGGACTTGACGAAGAGTTACTGAGCGGCCGGGTTGAACTTCGAGACGATGGTCTCGACCGGCTTGAACGCCTGCTTGGCGAGGTCGTTGTAGAGGCCGGCGATCTTCTGCGATTCCGCAACGAAGGTCTCGTAGGCGGAGCGCGCGAAATCGGTCTGCGCTTCCATTGCCTTGTCCAGCGACTTCACGCCGGAAAGCTTCTCAACGAAGGACTTGGTGTCCTCGAACGACTTCTTGGTGTAGTCGCCATAGGCGCTGGCGATCGCCTGGATGCCGTGCTGCACCGAGGTCGCGGAGGCGACGCACTGCTCGAACTGCTCTTTGCCGTAGTTCTGAAAGTCTTCAACCTTGAACATCATGGAATCCTTTTTTTCCCTGGCTCTCGTCCGGAAGCCTTAGATTTTTCAAGCCTTGGATATCAAGCCTTGGAGTTCTCCTCGGGGCCGCCTGACGCTGCCCATAATTAGTGCAACGCACAAAAAAGTCAAGAATCTTTGTGCGGCGCACAATAATGCATGCAACTTGAGGTGATTCCGGGATATCTACGCAAGGGTTCCTTAAGCTTTTGGAAACCGGGCGCCCCTACCCTGATTCCCTGGACGTGTTCAGCTTCCGACAGGCGGTCAAAAGCCGTTTGCGAACATCGCCTTAGCCAGAACAGCGGCTTGAGCTTCGGTCGCCGGCGATCAGCGCCGGCGGATTGGCGGTTCAAGCAGGTCATGGTCCCGGATCTGGAGGGCACAATTTTGCCTCACGAGCCGGTGATCAAGTCAGAAACGGGGACGGGGTTTCATGCTTCGTAAGAACTGGTCTTCCTCGCGCTTGGCGCGGGCTGGGGTCTTCGGGCTTCTTACAGTCACCACCGCGGTCATCTTCACCAGCGATGCTGCCGAAGCGCGTCGCCACCGCGGCCGGCACTACGCACACCATCGCGTGCATCGCGACTCCGGCGAGAGCTATAGCCCGCAATTCGCCTCGATCATCGTCGACGGCAATTCCGGCGCGACCCTCCAGTCGACGAGCCCGGACGGGCTGCGTCATCCCGCCTCCCTCACCAAGATCATGACGCTCTACCTGCTGTTCGAGCGTCTGGAGTCCGGCAAGATGAAGCTCGACACCGAAATGCCGGTGTCCCAGCATGCCGCCGACCAGGATCCGACCAAGCTGGGCCTTCGCGCCGGTCAGACCATCCGCGTCGAGGACGCGATCAAGGGTCTCGTCACCCGTTCTGCCAACGACGCGGCCGTCGTGATCGCGGAAGCGATCGGCGGCGATGAAGACGGTTTCGCCCAGATGATGACGCGCAAGGCGCGCGCGCTCGGCATGTCGAAGACGGTCTACCGCAACGCGTCCGGTCTGCCCAACGACGAACAGATCACGACAGCGCGCGACCAGGCCACGCTCGGCCGCGCGATCCAGGATCGCTTCCCGCGCTATTACCGCTATTTCTCGACCACGGCCTTCAACTTCCGCGGCCACACCATTACCGGCCACAATCGCCTGCTCGGCAGCGTCGAAGGCGTCGACGGCATCAAGACCGGCTACACCCGCGCCTCCGGCTTCAATCTCGTGAGCTCGATCCACCGCGGCAACCGCTTCCTGGTTGGCGTGGTCCTGGGCGGCCGCAGCGGCGGCTCGCGCGACGCCATCATGCGCAACCTGCTCGCGGAGAACCTCGAGAAGGGCGCAGGCACCCGCACCGCGGCAGCCATCACCGAGCGCAATGGCGCCGACACCAGCGTCGACGTCGCCGACGCTTCCGACACGCCGGCGCGAGCAGCACCGCAGGTTCAGGCGGCAGCAGCCTCCGCTCCCGAAGCGCCGGCGCCGCGCCCCGCCTCGCGCCTTGCCGCGCTTGCCGCCGCCACCGCGGCGATGCCGCCGGCCGCCAAGCCGGAGCCCAAGGCCGTCGAATCCAAGGTCGAACCCGCGCCGCTGACCAATGGCGTGATCTCCAGCCAGCCGCTCTCGATCATTCCGGGCTCGTCCGAGCCGATGAAGCCGGTCAAGGTGAAGACGGTTCAGGTCAAGGCCGGCGCCGTGAAGGTCGCTTCCGCCGTCCCGTCGCAGCCAGCACCGCCGATTACCAACACGATCTCCAGCGCGCGTGCCGAAGTCGCGGAGACCTCCGGCGCCGTCGTCGCCAAGGCAGATCTCGTCAACAAGCCGGACGTCGTCGCCAAGCCTGAAGTCGCCCGCAGCGAGCTGCCACCGCAGCCGCCCGGCTTTGGCACCGGCAACGGCATCCTTGGCGTCCTGCCGGCGTCCGGCGCCGCGGCCCCCGCGCCTGCCGCAAAACTCGCCTCGGCCGAACCGGCCCCGCAGCCGATCCAGATGAGCGCGACGACCAAACCGGTTGTCACGCACAGCGGCTGGATCGTTCAGGTCGGCGCACTTGAAAGCGAGAACGAGGCGCAGCAGCGCATCGAGGCCGCCCGCAGCTCGGCCCGCGGCCTGCTCAGCAAGGCCGACCCCTTCACCGAAGTCGTTGCCAAGGACAATCGCAAGCTGTTCCGCGCCCGCTTCGCCGGGCTCGAGCGCGACCAGGCGGAAGCCGTCTGTCGCACGCTGAAGCGCGCCGACATCTCCTGCATCACCGTCCGCAACTGACGCCGACCAAATCGATCCGATCCCAACGCCCGCGCCTTCCGCGCGGGCGTTGTCGTTTCAGGCGGGGTCGTTACAGGCAGGCGCAAAGACTGCTTCGCAACAACCTCTCGTCAACGATTTACGGTTAAGTTTTTGCTCAAGGGATCGACCACGCCGACAACGGCGGGCGACATCGGGGCGACGGCAGACAGAGCAATACGGAGCTGACGCGGTACGGGCGTTTGTAGCGTTGTTGCCGGAGTTAGCCGTTATGCGTGCGAAGCAGAGTATCCTTGGCCTCGTTTACCCGGGCAGCGAGATACGTCGAGCCCCCCTGGTCGGGATGCAGTTTCTTCATCAGGGTCTTGTGGGCCCGGCCGATCTCGTCGCGCCCCGCGCCCGGCTGCAGGCCAAGGATCTGATAGGCTTCCTCCGCCGTCATTTTGCCGCTCGGCGCCGCGCGGCCCTGCCGCCCTGCCGCATCGCCCTGCGCGTTCTGACGCCAGGCGGGAAACCGGCGGTCCAGATAGCTTTCGAGTAGCGCGACGCTCTCCGCGTCGAAGGCGGGGCACATCGCAAGCAGCGCGGTGAGATCGAACTCGTCGAGCGAACGCCCGGCGTAAGGCCCTGCGACGATCTCGCCTGCAAGCTGACCGGAATCGTGGTCCAGCCGCATATCCAGAAATTGCGAGCGGACGCGCGAGGTCTGCCCCGACGAGCGCGTCGCGCCGCCGAACAGCCCGCCGATATTGCCGAAGGTCGAGTTCGCGAGCGGCGTCCAGCCGAGCAGGCCGGCACCGAAAATGCCGAGCGGAATCGCGACCGCCAGCTCGCCCCGCAGGCCCGTGAAGGCCGCAACCGCCAGCGCCACGACCCCGCCGCCGACCTTGATCGCGCGCGCGAGCACCGCCGGATTGGCGGAACGGAACATCTGCAGCAGCAGGTAAAGGGTGACGACGGCGACAGCGCCTGCGATCAGGGTCGGCATGATCGCAATATAGTCGCCTTGGTCACAAAAAGCATGCGGCCCCGTTTCGCTGTGGACGGCCAGCGCCTCACTTCATCTGCCCGATCAGCTTGGCTGCGCCGCTCGTCGTCTTGGCCAGCCTGAGCAGCGCCTCGCGGCCGCCGGCGGCGTAGGCCGCCGCCGCGCGCAACAGCTCGCGCAGTTGCGCGGCCGCGCCCGGATCGAACCTGCACCAGGCCCCGCCGGTCAGGCGCGCGATCTCGCGGAACGCCTGCTCGGCGGTTGCATCATGACCTTCCTGAAACATGAAGACGGGCACCTTGAGCATGCCGAGCTCGCCCGCTCTGGCACAGAGCTCGTCGACCTTCTCCTCCATGGCATCGCCGACGAAAACCACCGCGCGGACGCCGGAGGATGCCGCTTCGCGCCGCGCCTCGGAAAGCACCCGGCCGATCTGGGTGTCGCCGCCGCGGCAATCGATCTTGCTCATCAGGCTCGCGAGCTTGGTGCTGTCGGAGATCCATCCTGTCGCACGGCACTCGTTGAAGCCGCGGTAGTAGACGAGCCGGATATCGAGGCTGCCGAGCGCCGCCGCCTCGCGGAACATGTCCGCCTGAAGCGCACAGGCCATGTCCCAGGTCGGCTGCCGGCTCATCGTGGCGTCGAGCGCGAAGATCAACCGGCCCTTCGCGCCCGGCGCATGCGGCGACATCGCGCGCGCCTTGGCGACGAAGGCGGCGATGTCGTCGCTGGTGGAGGTCTTGGCCTGCGGCAGCCTGCCGTCGGCCTCGGCCCGCGCCGATACCGCATCGCCGCTGCGTGGTTTGGTCGGTTCGCCGGACATCCCTGCTCGCACATTGGACTACACCGCCAATATGTGGCGAGCGCGCCGTGATCGGTCAATGTGCAAAGGCCTCCGCAGCGGTCAGCAGCGGAGGCCTGGCGGGACGAATTCTGGGTCGACGGATGCGGTCAGCTCTTGGACGGCGCCATCAGTGCGACCGGACCGGGTTCGAGCGCGCTGGGCGGCGCCTTCAACGTATCGACGGGCGCAATCTCGCTATCGGTATCGGCGAGGAATTTATCGAGCATACCCTGGATCGAGTTCTTCGCGCCGTCCGGACCGGTGTCGCGCATGTCGTTGTGCTGGAAGTCAGTCTTGACCACCGTGATGCCCGCCTTCTCGCACTCCTCGTCCGTCGGGAGCACGCCCGCATCGGTCTTGAACTGCGGATCCTTCGAGCGGAAGGACAGGATCTTGAACTTGCCGGCGGTGACGAACGGGACGCGCAGATTGTCCAGCGTCACGACCTTCTTGACCTCTTCAGGATACTGCTTGGCAAAATACATCGAGATGTCGCCGCCCATGGAATGGCCGACCATGGTCACCCTGGCGTAGTCGGCGTTGGGCTGGACGCCCTTCATGTCGTGCAGCGCCAGATGGATGTTGGCCACACCGCGCAGGATCTGCGGCAGACGGCCGACATAGAGCTCGCCCGGCTTTGTCACCATCGGCGGATCGGTCGGCAGGTCATGCTGCGGGCTGACCACGAGGTAACCACGCATCGCGAACACGTTGGCGAGGAAGCCGTACTCGGTGTTCTTGACGGTGTTGCCGTGATTGAGGACTGCGACCGGCAACGTGATCAAGCCGGCATCGGCCTGCATCTCGCGATCGCGACGGACGGCAATATCGACCGGCACCGGGCGGTTGTCGCGCGAGGCATCATAGAAGGTGATGGTCTCGTGCTTGATCGCCCATTTGCTCATCGTGAAATAAGCGACGCCTGCAAGGGCGGTGACTGAAACCAGAATGGCAATTCCACGCTTCATTTTCGTCCTCAGCCTCACGCTCAGGCTCTTCTGGCCTGAACTCCCGTTTGAATTCGTGTTGCTCGAAGGCTCTAGGGCCCCTTGTCGGTTATTCCCT
This region of Bradyrhizobium sp. CCGUVB1N3 genomic DNA includes:
- a CDS encoding D-alanyl-D-alanine carboxypeptidase, giving the protein MLRKNWSSSRLARAGVFGLLTVTTAVIFTSDAAEARRHRGRHYAHHRVHRDSGESYSPQFASIIVDGNSGATLQSTSPDGLRHPASLTKIMTLYLLFERLESGKMKLDTEMPVSQHAADQDPTKLGLRAGQTIRVEDAIKGLVTRSANDAAVVIAEAIGGDEDGFAQMMTRKARALGMSKTVYRNASGLPNDEQITTARDQATLGRAIQDRFPRYYRYFSTTAFNFRGHTITGHNRLLGSVEGVDGIKTGYTRASGFNLVSSIHRGNRFLVGVVLGGRSGGSRDAIMRNLLAENLEKGAGTRTAAAITERNGADTSVDVADASDTPARAAPQVQAAAASAPEAPAPRPASRLAALAAATAAMPPAAKPEPKAVESKVEPAPLTNGVISSQPLSIIPGSSEPMKPVKVKTVQVKAGAVKVASAVPSQPAPPITNTISSARAEVAETSGAVVAKADLVNKPDVVAKPEVARSELPPQPPGFGTGNGILGVLPASGAAAPAPAAKLASAEPAPQPIQMSATTKPVVTHSGWIVQVGALESENEAQQRIEAARSSARGLLSKADPFTEVVAKDNRKLFRARFAGLERDQAEAVCRTLKRADISCITVRN
- a CDS encoding DnaJ domain-containing protein; translation: MPTLIAGAVAVVTLYLLLQMFRSANPAVLARAIKVGGGVVALAVAAFTGLRGELAVAIPLGIFGAGLLGWTPLANSTFGNIGGLFGGATRSSGQTSRVRSQFLDMRLDHDSGQLAGEIVAGPYAGRSLDEFDLTALLAMCPAFDAESVALLESYLDRRFPAWRQNAQGDAAGRQGRAAPSGKMTAEEAYQILGLQPGAGRDEIGRAHKTLMKKLHPDQGGSTYLAARVNEAKDTLLRTHNG
- a CDS encoding VWA domain-containing protein, with the protein product MSGEPTKPRSGDAVSARAEADGRLPQAKTSTSDDIAAFVAKARAMSPHAPGAKGRLIFALDATMSRQPTWDMACALQADMFREAAALGSLDIRLVYYRGFNECRATGWISDSTKLASLMSKIDCRGGDTQIGRVLSEARREAASSGVRAVVFVGDAMEEKVDELCARAGELGMLKVPVFMFQEGHDATAEQAFREIARLTGGAWCRFDPGAAAQLRELLRAAAAYAAGGREALLRLAKTTSGAAKLIGQMK
- a CDS encoding alpha/beta fold hydrolase; amino-acid sequence: MKRGIAILVSVTALAGVAYFTMSKWAIKHETITFYDASRDNRPVPVDIAVRRDREMQADAGLITLPVAVLNHGNTVKNTEYGFLANVFAMRGYLVVSPQHDLPTDPPMVTKPGELYVGRLPQILRGVANIHLALHDMKGVQPNADYARVTMVGHSMGGDISMYFAKQYPEEVKKVVTLDNLRVPFVTAGKFKILSFRSKDPQFKTDAGVLPTDEECEKAGITVVKTDFQHNDMRDTGPDGAKNSIQGMLDKFLADTDSEIAPVDTLKAPPSALEPGPVALMAPSKS